The following proteins are co-located in the Sphingomonas donggukensis genome:
- a CDS encoding Eco57I restriction-modification methylase domain-containing protein — MRIDRGRARGHLERGEFQHLFVEELGWDRARETHRIPIGDDLIVANAVADKRSFKVFVVQSPASAGMLAIADRRLVRDRLAPHARENLVIFVSADHQSQIWQWTRREIGRPLALREYTFIAGQTGESLLQRLDHLIVDLDEEEEITILDVADRARLAFDAERPSRRFYDRFKTEHDAFLARIGGIASDDDRSWYASVMLNRLMFVYFIQQKGFLDGDRNYLRNRLQRIQAAEGPDQFHRFYRQFLLRLFFDGLGGQEADRSTEVANLLGRVPYLNGGMFVEHFLEQTHDIEISDAAFVAILDFFDEFDWHLDDRPVRTDNEINPDVLGYIFERYINNKQMGAYYTKEDVTEYIGRSTVIPRLLDMVAKQVPNAFSGEDAVWTHLRNDPGRYIFPSLKVGAEHDLPANITQTSAAADGEVPENLGLPRETWRGFIDRKGRHEQLHTALAGGEVSSPDAMVSMNLDIRQFAQDVIDRADDPSLIDAFYRSLSEISVLDPTCGSGAFLFAVLNLLEPIYEATLDRMAVFLDEATRTGWVWNGALRTRFETIVAEAASHRNRKYFVFRSIVVNNLFGVDIMEEAVEICKLRLFLKLASQLEEQADIEPLPDIDFNVRAGNALIGYTDHPRASGRGLDLAATQDELERQVAGLSGGHARYRQIQFGDRSEAGALKRQLIADQEQLDATLNRSLGERYSARTESALSQWAGSHQPFHWWAAYYEQMERGGFDVIVGNPPYISSTKVRREYTVLDLETERAGDIYAWVMERSASLLAEGGRSGMIVPLSLSFSSRFTSLREVLTRSYAVNWYSSFGRIPAALFAHDVRVRNTIHVGRKATSGERTRQNLTGRLHRWFEQERPFLFETLAFTQFQPSAWAGLVPKVHTPALVAMFEGERGRQIPRTPTVEELTRRTGTHVLHFKKSAYNWLNFCRELPPCYDRDGTLIPHTKFGTVPFATREDRDLAFLMLNGKWEFAYWYMIGDDFDVTIGMFEGLPLPLPRLSPDQRQELLSIAEELETAMRNAVSFKLNAGKRVGNFNLARCRHITDRSDIIFGEAFGWMDAWADVELLYAQAVKTSYADAEDDAGEDGD, encoded by the coding sequence ATGAGGATCGACCGGGGCAGAGCGCGCGGGCATCTCGAACGAGGGGAGTTTCAGCATCTTTTCGTTGAGGAGCTCGGCTGGGATCGCGCGCGGGAAACGCACCGCATCCCTATCGGCGATGACCTAATTGTCGCAAACGCTGTTGCCGACAAGCGCAGCTTCAAGGTTTTCGTCGTGCAGTCGCCGGCATCCGCCGGCATGCTAGCGATCGCCGATCGTCGGCTCGTGCGCGACCGCTTGGCTCCCCATGCGCGCGAGAATCTGGTGATCTTCGTCTCAGCAGATCACCAATCACAAATCTGGCAGTGGACGCGACGCGAAATTGGGCGACCCTTAGCCCTGCGGGAATACACCTTCATCGCGGGCCAGACCGGAGAGTCCCTGCTCCAGCGCCTCGATCACCTTATTGTCGATCTCGACGAAGAAGAAGAGATCACCATCCTCGACGTCGCGGATCGGGCCCGACTGGCGTTCGATGCGGAGCGCCCATCGCGTCGTTTCTACGACCGGTTCAAGACGGAGCACGATGCGTTCCTGGCGCGGATCGGCGGGATCGCCAGTGACGACGATCGGAGCTGGTATGCGTCCGTGATGCTGAACCGGCTGATGTTCGTCTATTTCATTCAGCAGAAGGGATTCCTCGACGGCGATCGCAATTATCTACGTAACCGATTGCAGCGCATCCAAGCCGCCGAAGGTCCCGATCAATTCCACCGCTTCTATCGGCAATTCCTTCTTCGCCTCTTCTTCGATGGTCTCGGCGGACAGGAAGCCGACCGGTCGACGGAGGTGGCCAATCTGCTCGGCCGGGTGCCATACTTGAACGGCGGCATGTTCGTGGAGCACTTCCTCGAACAGACACATGACATCGAAATTTCGGATGCCGCCTTTGTAGCTATTCTCGACTTCTTCGACGAATTTGACTGGCACCTCGATGATCGACCCGTGCGCACGGACAACGAGATCAACCCGGATGTGCTCGGCTACATTTTTGAGCGTTACATCAACAACAAGCAGATGGGCGCCTACTACACCAAGGAGGACGTGACCGAGTATATCGGCCGCTCTACGGTAATCCCGCGCCTGCTCGACATGGTGGCGAAACAGGTCCCCAATGCATTTTCGGGCGAGGATGCGGTCTGGACGCACCTGCGCAACGACCCCGGCCGCTACATCTTCCCATCACTAAAGGTCGGCGCGGAACATGATCTGCCGGCCAATATCACCCAGACTTCGGCCGCAGCCGACGGCGAAGTTCCGGAGAACCTGGGCTTACCTCGCGAGACTTGGCGAGGGTTCATCGATCGCAAGGGTCGTCACGAGCAGCTTCACACCGCGTTGGCTGGGGGCGAGGTTTCTTCCCCCGACGCCATGGTCAGCATGAACCTCGACATCCGCCAATTCGCGCAGGACGTGATCGACCGCGCCGACGACCCAAGCCTGATCGACGCTTTCTATCGTTCGCTGTCCGAGATCAGTGTGCTCGATCCCACCTGCGGTTCGGGCGCATTCTTGTTCGCCGTCCTCAACCTGCTGGAGCCTATTTACGAAGCCACGCTCGATCGGATGGCTGTTTTCCTAGACGAGGCAACGCGCACTGGCTGGGTGTGGAATGGTGCATTGCGCACTCGTTTCGAGACTATCGTTGCGGAAGCCGCGAGCCATCGGAACCGCAAATATTTCGTGTTCCGCTCGATTGTCGTGAACAATCTCTTCGGCGTCGACATCATGGAAGAGGCGGTCGAGATCTGCAAACTGCGCCTGTTCCTCAAGCTGGCAAGCCAGCTTGAGGAACAGGCTGACATCGAGCCGCTCCCCGACATCGATTTCAATGTTCGCGCAGGCAACGCCCTTATAGGCTACACCGATCATCCGCGAGCAAGTGGCCGGGGCCTGGACCTAGCGGCTACCCAAGACGAGCTCGAGCGACAGGTGGCCGGGCTCAGTGGCGGACACGCCCGATATCGCCAGATTCAGTTCGGAGACCGCAGCGAAGCTGGAGCGCTGAAGCGCCAACTCATCGCCGATCAGGAGCAACTCGACGCCACGCTGAACCGCTCGCTCGGCGAGAGATACAGCGCTCGCACTGAATCCGCCCTTTCCCAATGGGCCGGATCGCACCAGCCCTTCCACTGGTGGGCGGCCTACTACGAGCAGATGGAGCGCGGCGGCTTTGATGTGATCGTAGGCAATCCTCCCTATATCTCGAGCACCAAGGTTCGGCGGGAATACACCGTGCTCGATCTTGAGACCGAACGCGCCGGGGACATCTACGCGTGGGTGATGGAGCGTTCGGCCAGCCTACTGGCTGAGGGCGGCAGGTCTGGTATGATCGTGCCCCTCAGCCTCAGTTTCAGTTCACGCTTTACGTCCTTACGCGAGGTGCTCACGCGTTCTTACGCCGTGAACTGGTATTCCTCGTTTGGCCGAATTCCCGCAGCGCTGTTTGCACACGACGTGCGCGTTCGAAACACTATCCACGTTGGCCGCAAGGCCACAAGCGGCGAGAGGACCAGGCAAAATCTAACTGGACGACTGCACCGGTGGTTCGAGCAGGAGCGTCCATTTCTCTTCGAAACGCTGGCGTTCACGCAATTCCAGCCGAGCGCCTGGGCTGGCCTCGTGCCCAAAGTCCACACCCCTGCGCTGGTAGCCATGTTCGAGGGAGAGCGGGGCCGCCAAATTCCGCGCACCCCGACTGTTGAGGAGTTGACCCGGCGAACCGGGACACACGTGCTGCACTTCAAGAAATCAGCCTACAACTGGCTGAACTTCTGCCGAGAATTGCCGCCATGCTATGATCGCGACGGGACTTTGATCCCCCACACGAAGTTCGGGACAGTCCCTTTCGCCACGCGAGAGGACCGTGACCTGGCGTTTCTAATGCTCAACGGCAAGTGGGAATTCGCATATTGGTATATGATCGGCGATGACTTCGACGTAACCATAGGAATGTTTGAAGGCCTTCCGCTCCCTTTACCACGCCTATCTCCCGATCAGCGGCAGGAGCTTTTAAGTATCGCCGAAGAACTTGAGACCGCGATGCGAAACGCGGTCTCGTTCAAGCTGAACGCTGGTAAGAGGGTCGGCAATTTTAATCTTGCACGATGCCGTCACATTACCGACCGAAGCGACATTATCTTTGGAGAGGCGTTCGGTTGGATGGACGCATGGGCTGATGTCGAACTCCTTTATGCGCAGGCGGTAAAAACCAGCTATGCCGACGCGGAAGATGATGCTGGGGAAGACGGCGATTAA
- a CDS encoding argonaute/piwi family protein, with protein sequence MKLLHLKEPPLEFGGGMRHPDIRFGLMDYGPLDYGMDGVPKRIRLGIVGSAETVEGVARWIETCATGFPAKESRQPNLFPQFPGVGFEQTFRCEFVTSDELQRVLPPREIARLVAVPGQREMTRAVVETIANEIAALSERSSKPDVVLVALPIEIIQRTYNARDAAGGEESDVKEAGSDLDFRGMLKSACMRLRLPIQLLWPTTFDPSFKIPRKLKESSDRRTQDPATIAWNLLTAIYYKAGGLPWRLARDARQLRTSYVGLSFYRSLDGEHVHTSTAQMFDERGEGLILRGGRMVESEEDRKPHLTAEDAYELLRNSLRVFKDQHGHWPARVVLHKTSKFDRNELDGFHKAVDERDIDYADFVWVQKSMTRLYRMGVYPPLRGSLVRFDKDQALLYTRGSVEFFRTYPGMYVPRPLMLRCQALGQPLQHIAEEMLALTKMNWNNTQFDNGLPITIAAAKHVGEVLKYVGDEQEIAPRYSFYM encoded by the coding sequence ATGAAGCTGTTGCATCTGAAGGAGCCGCCGCTCGAGTTCGGCGGAGGCATGCGTCATCCAGATATCCGGTTCGGACTGATGGATTACGGCCCGCTGGATTACGGTATGGATGGCGTTCCGAAGCGGATCAGGCTCGGAATCGTTGGCAGCGCCGAGACTGTCGAAGGCGTCGCGCGGTGGATCGAGACGTGTGCGACGGGGTTCCCGGCGAAAGAGAGCCGGCAGCCCAATCTATTTCCGCAGTTCCCTGGCGTGGGGTTTGAGCAAACCTTCCGATGTGAGTTCGTCACGTCCGATGAATTGCAGCGCGTGTTGCCGCCAAGGGAGATTGCGCGCTTGGTCGCAGTTCCGGGCCAGCGTGAAATGACCCGGGCTGTGGTGGAGACGATCGCCAACGAGATCGCGGCCCTCTCGGAGCGAAGCTCGAAGCCTGACGTGGTGCTCGTGGCCCTTCCGATTGAGATCATCCAGCGGACCTACAATGCGCGTGATGCCGCCGGCGGCGAAGAATCCGATGTTAAAGAGGCGGGCTCGGACCTCGACTTTCGTGGAATGCTCAAATCAGCCTGCATGCGGCTTCGACTTCCCATCCAGCTGCTCTGGCCGACGACGTTCGATCCCTCGTTCAAGATCCCCCGGAAGTTGAAGGAGAGCAGCGACCGACGAACGCAGGATCCCGCTACCATCGCTTGGAACCTCTTGACCGCGATCTATTACAAGGCGGGGGGACTTCCGTGGCGGCTTGCCCGCGATGCCAGGCAGCTGCGGACCTCATACGTTGGATTGAGCTTTTACCGTTCGCTGGATGGTGAGCACGTCCATACGAGCACAGCACAGATGTTCGATGAGCGTGGGGAAGGGCTGATCTTACGGGGCGGCCGGATGGTCGAGAGCGAAGAAGACCGGAAGCCTCATCTGACCGCTGAGGATGCATACGAACTGCTGCGCAACTCGCTCCGGGTGTTCAAGGATCAACATGGCCACTGGCCGGCGCGGGTCGTGTTGCACAAAACGTCAAAGTTCGATCGAAACGAGCTGGACGGTTTCCACAAGGCCGTTGACGAGCGGGACATCGACTATGCTGACTTCGTGTGGGTCCAGAAATCGATGACGCGCCTGTATCGCATGGGGGTATATCCACCCCTGCGCGGCAGCCTCGTGCGTTTCGATAAGGACCAGGCGCTGCTTTACACACGCGGAAGCGTCGAGTTTTTCCGAACGTATCCGGGCATGTATGTGCCGCGACCGCTGATGCTCCGATGCCAGGCGCTCGGGCAGCCGCTACAGCACATCGCGGAGGAGATGCTGGCGTTGACCAAGATGAACTGGAACAACACTCAGTTCGACAATGGCCTCCCGATAACCATCGCGGCGGCGAAGCACGTCGGGGAGGTTCTTAAATACGTGGGTGATGAGCAAGAGATCGCGCCACGTTACAGTTTTTATATGTAG
- a CDS encoding DUF4365 domain-containing protein, with the protein MKKIGRSDIIGQRGMAHIQGVVNAMGFMFYPTGGVEAGIDGYIELRDTNTGEVSNLLLQVQGKASERDRLQGDTETSFEFPCSEADIAYWTQGTAPVLLIFVWLKEGKAYWKSLKEWFADPERVKARKVVFDKFSDEFTAEAKAGIVSVAAAARPGASGPSVRIDEELLTNLVGVEFGETLYWAPTRHATNKTFGAALRELDREAGSEWIVRGKSVLSFHDLDRWPWNQLCEAEAMEEFDVDEWSDSDDEDRQRDFVELLNRAIGEFVRPQLYRDRDSGVFYFRKPRDRENLNYAYRSLQNTTTRRVVGQYGKKKKDPNKPSYWRHSAFLHRFVRLGSKWFLEVTPTYHFTHDGREPDGWGGERLKKIKEIENNAAVMGQFVMWRDFLVTHGRGDLLRAAYPFVSFENVDALHLDVGVPDDLWKSHESDPTSPLFELALAGETVEDLAE; encoded by the coding sequence ATGAAGAAAATTGGCCGCAGCGACATCATCGGACAACGGGGCATGGCGCACATTCAGGGCGTGGTGAACGCCATGGGGTTCATGTTCTATCCGACAGGCGGCGTGGAAGCAGGCATCGACGGCTATATTGAGCTGCGTGACACGAACACAGGCGAGGTGAGCAACCTCCTCCTTCAGGTCCAGGGTAAAGCGAGCGAACGCGATCGGCTCCAAGGCGATACCGAGACGAGTTTTGAGTTTCCATGCTCCGAGGCGGACATTGCCTATTGGACGCAAGGGACAGCGCCTGTGCTGCTAATCTTCGTATGGCTCAAAGAAGGCAAAGCCTACTGGAAATCGTTGAAGGAGTGGTTCGCCGATCCCGAGCGAGTGAAGGCGCGCAAGGTCGTATTTGACAAGTTTTCAGACGAGTTCACAGCGGAGGCAAAGGCGGGCATCGTTTCCGTGGCGGCTGCAGCGAGACCAGGCGCGTCTGGTCCTAGCGTTCGTATTGACGAAGAGCTGCTCACTAACCTTGTCGGCGTTGAATTTGGGGAAACGCTCTATTGGGCACCCACGCGCCATGCGACGAACAAGACCTTTGGAGCGGCATTGCGCGAGCTTGATCGAGAGGCGGGTTCTGAATGGATCGTGCGCGGCAAGTCCGTGCTTTCATTCCACGACCTCGATCGGTGGCCTTGGAATCAGCTCTGCGAAGCGGAGGCGATGGAGGAGTTCGACGTCGATGAATGGTCGGACAGCGACGACGAGGACCGGCAGCGAGACTTTGTGGAGCTATTGAACCGAGCCATCGGCGAGTTCGTCAGGCCGCAACTTTACCGAGATCGAGACTCAGGCGTCTTCTATTTCCGCAAGCCTCGGGACAGAGAAAACCTGAACTACGCGTATCGCAGCCTGCAAAATACGACCACGCGCCGCGTTGTCGGGCAGTATGGGAAGAAGAAAAAGGACCCCAACAAGCCATCCTACTGGCGCCATTCGGCCTTCTTGCATCGCTTCGTGCGCCTGGGGAGCAAGTGGTTCCTAGAGGTGACGCCAACCTATCATTTCACGCACGACGGCCGTGAGCCGGATGGTTGGGGCGGCGAGAGGCTGAAGAAGATCAAGGAGATCGAGAACAACGCAGCCGTCATGGGGCAGTTCGTAATGTGGCGCGATTTCCTGGTCACTCATGGTCGAGGCGACCTGTTGCGTGCAGCGTATCCCTTTGTCTCCTTTGAGAACGTCGACGCGCTCCATCTGGATGTGGGCGTGCCCGACGACCTTTGGAAATCGCATGAGTCAGACCCAACGTCTCCCTTGTTTGAGCTCGCGCTTGCGGGCGAGACCGTTGAGGACCTCGCAGAATGA
- a CDS encoding DUF5818 domain-containing protein — MPIGTRHEVTGLLLGQRGGFVLDAEGGGTWRLEVSRKARHLLGQRVTVVGVRDAFDLLVVETITKA; from the coding sequence ATGCCCATTGGAACGCGCCACGAGGTCACCGGTCTGCTGCTCGGGCAGCGCGGCGGCTTCGTCCTCGATGCCGAAGGCGGGGGGACTTGGCGGCTTGAGGTCAGCCGAAAGGCGCGGCACCTGCTGGGACAGCGGGTGACGGTCGTCGGGGTTCGCGACGCCTTCGACCTGCTGGTCGTAGAGACCATCACCAAGGCTTAG
- a CDS encoding nucleotide-binding domain-containing protein, which yields MAMYDLSADLLTFHDKHVKLDSDSEKRLAEVRDTNLDRIRNGLADLGKASFKNWRNQGGYAMGTVINDPAGESNHDIDVALVFDEGDLPSGALAARQRVRDALCKRGTNFLHDPEARTNAVTVWYADGYHLDFAVYRRSTSIFQVEKHEHASTDWVEREPAEVTSWFMKAVDDKSPKADAWGNPPAVRVNQLRRIVRLVKWFCRSRTSWNLPGGMIASTLVVECYRADAQRDDVALYNTLAAIEARLRSSCRVYHPNGGARELTGKAEYLNQVTLMQEKLTANMPKLSVLFDADCTRDKARSAWDWIFNHAFWAGKEVLEEASLVKADTGLSGYWVRMGCDLAKSERGRIIGRYRGQVVPKNLGLRFFVEDTNVPQPFSVRYEVTNKGDEAQQAKQLEWSGEASGDDPEWWTSTAYKGTHRMTCNVVRNGVTVASSSIIVKIVGGIFRGRR from the coding sequence ATGGCGATGTATGATCTGTCGGCGGACCTGCTGACCTTCCATGACAAGCACGTGAAGTTGGACTCAGATTCGGAGAAGCGACTGGCCGAGGTGCGGGACACGAACCTCGATAGGATCCGCAACGGCCTTGCGGATCTCGGCAAGGCGAGCTTCAAGAACTGGCGCAACCAGGGCGGCTACGCCATGGGGACCGTGATCAACGACCCGGCAGGCGAGAGCAACCACGACATCGACGTTGCGCTGGTGTTCGATGAGGGCGATCTGCCATCCGGCGCGCTCGCGGCTCGTCAGCGGGTGCGCGACGCGCTGTGCAAGCGCGGCACCAACTTCCTCCACGATCCAGAGGCTCGCACGAACGCCGTGACCGTGTGGTATGCTGACGGCTATCACCTCGATTTTGCCGTCTACCGCCGGTCGACGAGCATCTTCCAGGTGGAGAAGCACGAGCACGCCAGCACTGACTGGGTCGAGCGTGAGCCCGCCGAGGTGACGAGCTGGTTCATGAAGGCCGTCGACGACAAGTCGCCCAAGGCCGACGCCTGGGGCAATCCGCCGGCGGTCAGGGTGAACCAACTCCGTCGCATTGTGCGGCTGGTGAAGTGGTTCTGCCGGTCGCGCACTTCGTGGAACCTGCCTGGGGGCATGATTGCCTCCACACTGGTGGTCGAATGCTATCGCGCCGACGCGCAACGTGACGATGTCGCACTCTACAACACGCTCGCGGCCATAGAGGCGCGGCTTCGGTCGAGCTGCCGTGTCTACCACCCGAATGGAGGCGCCCGTGAACTGACCGGCAAGGCAGAGTATCTGAACCAGGTCACTCTGATGCAGGAGAAGCTGACGGCGAACATGCCGAAGCTGTCCGTTCTGTTCGATGCGGATTGCACGCGTGACAAGGCCCGCTCTGCCTGGGACTGGATCTTCAACCATGCTTTCTGGGCGGGGAAGGAGGTGCTGGAGGAGGCGTCGCTGGTTAAGGCCGACACGGGTCTCAGCGGTTACTGGGTCCGGATGGGTTGCGATCTCGCGAAGAGCGAACGCGGTCGCATAATCGGGCGCTATCGCGGGCAGGTCGTGCCCAAGAACCTTGGATTGCGGTTCTTCGTCGAGGATACGAACGTGCCCCAGCCTTTTTCGGTGCGTTACGAGGTCACCAATAAGGGCGACGAGGCCCAGCAGGCAAAGCAACTCGAGTGGTCAGGAGAGGCGTCCGGCGACGATCCCGAATGGTGGACAAGCACGGCCTACAAAGGCACCCACCGCATGACCTGCAACGTCGTGCGGAATGGCGTCACGGTGGCGAGTTCCTCAATCATCGTGAAAATCGTCGGCGGTATTTTCCGGGGCCGCCGCTAG
- a CDS encoding SAVED domain-containing protein, whose protein sequence is MTDDGDKKSRVALGGIGGVLAIAGAGIVSPGFKDAILAALNRRFDLDLYLNAPPWAGGLMIAVGTLLLIVAFFGQSRLERALIRVFDGRASSVGTFLAIKHVGFAPAVRDLLANELPAGHARRDLQHLTVDLSLELASTPPSLEGALAKQLRLPEQVVALLGVNPTAELGYCGIVQAPFQILAGHQLASWTRLRSFEWHRHDHCWVPLPPGAGPDLGVSTRTESVGSGADVAIAVEVSYSIDAAQIVASTPGVGSVVRVAVSAPVLDCVTHEGQVAELARQFRAALDGTRSLAAGAHVHVFCAAPMSVGIALGRMVSRTLHPPVRVYAYDLNAAKPYPWGVEINAAPGLGQIVRN, encoded by the coding sequence ATGACTGACGACGGAGATAAAAAGAGCCGCGTGGCGCTGGGCGGTATCGGCGGTGTGCTCGCCATCGCGGGCGCCGGCATCGTGTCGCCCGGCTTTAAGGATGCCATCCTTGCAGCGCTGAACCGGCGTTTCGATCTGGACCTCTACCTCAACGCACCGCCTTGGGCTGGCGGACTGATGATCGCGGTTGGCACGCTGTTACTAATCGTGGCGTTCTTTGGCCAGAGCCGTTTGGAACGCGCTCTCATCCGCGTGTTCGACGGGCGAGCCTCAAGTGTCGGGACGTTTCTAGCGATCAAGCATGTGGGCTTCGCACCGGCGGTGCGCGACCTACTGGCGAACGAGCTGCCTGCCGGCCACGCGCGCCGGGACCTTCAGCATCTCACCGTCGATCTTAGCCTTGAACTTGCCTCGACGCCGCCGTCGCTCGAGGGCGCGCTAGCGAAGCAGCTACGCTTACCGGAACAGGTCGTCGCCCTGCTCGGGGTCAATCCAACCGCCGAATTGGGATATTGCGGCATCGTCCAGGCGCCGTTCCAGATTCTTGCCGGTCACCAGCTGGCGAGTTGGACTCGCCTGCGCAGTTTCGAGTGGCACCGGCATGATCACTGCTGGGTTCCGCTTCCGCCGGGCGCCGGACCTGACCTCGGCGTATCTACCCGCACCGAAAGTGTGGGGTCGGGTGCGGATGTCGCAATAGCGGTAGAGGTGAGCTACTCCATTGACGCCGCACAGATCGTGGCAAGCACGCCTGGGGTGGGCTCGGTCGTGCGCGTGGCGGTCTCCGCGCCGGTCCTCGACTGCGTCACCCATGAGGGACAGGTTGCGGAGCTGGCGCGGCAGTTCCGTGCTGCGCTTGATGGCACGCGTTCACTCGCCGCAGGTGCGCACGTCCACGTTTTCTGCGCTGCGCCCATGTCGGTCGGTATTGCTCTTGGGCGGATGGTGAGCAGGACGCTTCATCCCCCCGTCCGCGTTTATGCCTATGACCTCAATGCCGCGAAGCCCTATCCCTGGGGCGTCGAGATCAACGCTGCGCCGGGCCTCGGGCAGATTGTCAGGAACTGA
- a CDS encoding RES family NAD+ phosphorylase, giving the protein MPFADQNAFQRFNRSVRRDFRYAHTPEQADFLTAVEESSPRRVVELKKDAVLYRAQLGHDWREVEIAPEEFERVECAYPAERMKPVPDKVGDGRVNAKGILCLYLATKEITAALEVRPLIGSYISMGAFTLNRDVRIVDCSDKLVEMFFRFKEGDWTPEEIEKQVWTDINVAFSEPTERADGALDYVPTQIIAEVLKRQGYDGIGYKSSFGEAGFNVALFDIDDATLRRCGLHRVKDVTITLQMADNDYFIRDDRTPDPVITDDGPSEPE; this is encoded by the coding sequence ATGCCTTTCGCCGACCAGAACGCCTTTCAACGGTTCAACCGATCGGTGCGGCGGGACTTCCGCTACGCGCACACGCCCGAGCAGGCCGACTTCCTCACAGCGGTCGAAGAGAGCAGCCCTCGCCGGGTAGTCGAACTCAAAAAGGACGCTGTCCTCTATCGCGCCCAGCTCGGCCACGACTGGCGAGAGGTTGAGATCGCCCCCGAAGAATTTGAACGCGTGGAATGCGCTTATCCTGCGGAGCGGATGAAACCCGTCCCCGACAAGGTCGGGGATGGCCGCGTCAACGCGAAGGGCATTTTGTGCCTTTACCTGGCCACCAAGGAGATCACCGCCGCGCTGGAAGTTCGCCCCCTGATTGGCTCCTACATCTCGATGGGAGCTTTCACGCTGAACCGCGACGTCCGGATCGTGGATTGCTCTGACAAGCTGGTAGAGATGTTCTTCCGCTTCAAGGAGGGTGATTGGACGCCGGAAGAAATCGAGAAGCAGGTCTGGACCGATATAAACGTGGCGTTCTCCGAGCCGACCGAGCGCGCCGATGGCGCGCTGGACTATGTGCCTACGCAGATTATTGCGGAGGTGCTCAAGCGGCAGGGCTATGACGGCATTGGCTACAAGAGCAGCTTCGGCGAAGCCGGATTCAACGTCGCCCTTTTCGATATCGACGATGCGACACTGCGACGGTGCGGTCTGCACCGCGTGAAGGACGTAACGATCACGCTTCAGATGGCAGACAATGACTATTTTATTCGGGATGACCGAACGCCAGACCCGGTGATCACCGACGACGGACCATCAGAACCCGAATAA
- a CDS encoding DUF6582 domain-containing protein, translating to MEVMMAELSAEDRDELEKGDFAFPKQRKEPLENASHVRNAIARFNQVKDVTDDERDAAWKRIKAAAKKFDIEVSEKSWREIGTD from the coding sequence ATGGAGGTGATGATGGCCGAACTCAGCGCAGAAGACCGGGACGAACTCGAGAAGGGCGATTTCGCGTTTCCGAAGCAGCGGAAGGAACCGCTCGAGAACGCAAGCCATGTGCGGAATGCGATCGCCCGCTTCAACCAGGTGAAGGACGTCACCGACGATGAGCGGGATGCAGCCTGGAAGCGGATCAAGGCGGCTGCGAAGAAGTTCGACATCGAAGTGTCGGAGAAGAGCTGGCGCGAAATCGGCACGGACTAG